One genomic segment of Canis lupus baileyi chromosome 9, mCanLup2.hap1, whole genome shotgun sequence includes these proteins:
- the SIX1 gene encoding homeobox protein SIX1: protein MSMLPSFGFTQEQVACVCEVLQQGGNLERLGRFLWSLPACDHLHKNESVLKAKAVVAFHRGNFRELYKILESHQFSPHNHPKLQQLWLKAHYVEAEKLRGRPLGAVGKYRVRRKFPLPRTIWDGEETSYCFKEKSRGVLREWYAHNPYPSPREKRELAEATGLTTTQVSNWFKNRRQRDRAAEAKERENTENNNSSSNKQNQLSPLEGGKPLMSSSEEEFSPPQSPDQNSVLLLQGNMGHARSSNYSLPGLTASQPSHGLQAHQHQLQDSLLGPLTSSLVDLGS from the exons ATGTCGATGCTGCCGTCGTTCGGCTTCACGCAGGAGCAAGTGGCGTGCGTGTGCGAAGTTCTGCAGCAAGGCGGGAACCTGGAGCGTCTGGGCAGGTTCCTGTGGTCGCTCCCCGCCTGCGACCACCTGCACAAGAACGAAAGCGTGCTCAAGGCCAAGGCCGTGGTTGCCTTCCACCGCGGGAACTTCCGCGAGCTCTACAAGATCCTGGAGAGCCACCAGTTCTCGCCTCACAACCACCCCAAGCTGCAGCAACTGTGGCTGAAGGCGCACTACGTGGAGGCCGAGAAGCTGCGCGGCCGGCCCCTGGGCGCAGTGGGCAAATACCGGGTGCGCCGAAAATTCCCGCTGCCGCGCACTATCTGGGACGGCGAGGAGACCAGCTACTGTTTCAAGGAGAAGTCACGGGGCGTGCTGCGGGAGTGGTACGCGCACAACCCGTACCCCTCGCCTCGTGAGAAGCGGGAGCTGGCCGAGGCCACTGGGCTCACCACCACCCAGGTCAGCAACTGGTTTAAGAACCGGAGGCAAAGAGACCGGGCCGCGGAGGCCAAGGAAAG GGAGAACACCGAAAACAATAACTCCTCCTCCAACAAGCAGAATCAACTCTCTCCTCTGGAAGGGGGCAAGCCGCTCATGTCCAGCTCAGAAGAAGAATTCTCACCTCCCCAAAGTCCAGACCAGAACTCGGTACTTCTGCTGCAGGGCAATATGGGCCACGCCAGGAGCTCAAACTATTCTCTCCCTGGCCTAACGGCCTCACAACCCAGCCACGGCCTGCAAGCCCACCAGCATCAGCTCCAGGACTCCCTGCTGGGCCCCCTCACCTCCAGTCTGGTGGACTTGGGGTCTTAA